Proteins encoded within one genomic window of Methanosarcina barkeri str. Wiesmoor:
- a CDS encoding NosD domain-containing protein gives MKRKRIQVILIIFLFMLWTAITQTEAAVVTVNNSGDGNYSSIQEAINNSHDGDTVLVSPGVYRENIIVNRELTILSHPMLSGSQTNRTYIIGTVSDNAVFSISSDNVTLNGFHIAGDPFGKDMSQEVGLYLEGVRNCSLNNNTLILTDQGIVLKSSQDNHLDGNLVSLGNEGIVLDNSEENVLSNNWVVRNNQGISLNNSFNNNLVNNTAGSNGVGILLQMSQGNKLAYNLILKNEYGVLGQVAGSNILTNNNLYFNDIGVDLRGSSNNSFYENEFVNFLNAADEGNNIWNSSSTGNFWNDHTGADADGNGIIDNQYAINQITGAIDYMPLINRISSGSGSEALGANGYILLVLFEKKYPENSTGNREKGAVIETTELGQINKFLEEGPVFLKLGAEWCGACQSMKPILDELVSKYGDRATIMSININKNPQLATYFDVGYIPDSSMIVGIENGTYVYMQLDGNITTDRVRARIVGLEDKEVYEKVLENALTYEEKSKSK, from the coding sequence ATGAAACGGAAACGCATTCAGGTTATTCTCATAATTTTTCTATTTATGCTTTGGACAGCAATTACTCAAACCGAGGCTGCGGTTGTCACTGTAAATAACAGTGGTGATGGGAATTATTCTTCGATCCAGGAAGCTATCAATAATTCACATGATGGGGATACAGTCCTTGTAAGCCCCGGTGTATACAGGGAAAATATAATCGTCAACAGGGAACTTACAATTCTCTCTCATCCCATGCTCTCAGGCAGCCAGACTAACCGCACCTATATTATAGGTACGGTTTCTGACAATGCGGTCTTCAGTATCAGCTCAGACAATGTGACACTAAACGGTTTTCATATTGCAGGAGATCCTTTCGGAAAGGATATGTCTCAGGAGGTCGGGCTTTACCTTGAAGGTGTACGAAATTGCTCCTTAAATAACAATACGCTGATACTGACAGATCAAGGGATTGTTCTCAAGAGTTCTCAGGACAACCATCTTGATGGAAACCTTGTAAGCCTTGGGAACGAGGGGATTGTGCTTGACAATTCAGAGGAGAATGTACTGTCAAACAATTGGGTAGTGAGAAATAATCAGGGAATTTCGCTGAATAATTCCTTTAACAATAATCTTGTTAACAATACTGCAGGTTCAAATGGAGTGGGCATTCTCCTGCAAATGTCTCAGGGAAATAAGCTTGCTTATAACCTAATTTTGAAAAATGAATATGGGGTTCTAGGCCAGGTGGCCGGGTCCAATATTTTAACCAATAATAATCTCTACTTTAACGACATTGGCGTGGATCTTAGGGGTTCATCAAACAATTCATTCTATGAAAATGAATTTGTTAACTTTCTGAATGCAGCAGACGAAGGAAATAATATATGGAACAGCAGCTCGACAGGTAACTTCTGGAATGATCATACAGGGGCAGATGCCGATGGAAATGGTATAATCGATAATCAGTACGCCATTAACCAGATCACTGGAGCTATTGATTATATGCCTTTGATAAATAGGATTTCTTCAGGCAGTGGCTCCGAAGCTTTGGGTGCTAATGGCTACATTTTGTTGGTGCTATTTGAAAAAAAGTACCCTGAAAACTCAACGGGTAACCGCGAAAAAGGGGCTGTTATCGAGACAACCGAACTTGGACAGATAAATAAATTCCTTGAGGAAGGTCCGGTATTTTTGAAACTTGGGGCTGAATGGTGTGGAGCCTGCCAATCCATGAAACCTATTCTCGATGAGCTGGTTTCCAAGTACGGGGATAGAGCAACAATAATGTCCATAAATATAAACAAAAATCCTCAGCTTGCAACTTATTTTGATGTAGGCTACATTCCAGACTCTTCCATGATTGTGGGTATTGAAAATGGAACATATGTTTACATGCAACTGGATGGTAATATTACCACAGACAGAGTAAGGGCAAGAATTGTTGGACTGGAAGACAAAGAAGTGTACGAAAAAGTTCTGGAAAACGCTCTTACCTATGAAGAGAAAAGTAAATCGAAATAA